A part of Nitrospira sp. genomic DNA contains:
- a CDS encoding response regulator transcription factor: MNGVTPRPRVLLADDHSLMLAGLRRLVEETCEVVGAVEDGRALVEAAQRLEPDLILLDISMPLLNGIDAARQIQKLHHSAKLIFLTMHTSPSYVTEAFHVGASGYLLKRSAPMELPLAIEAVLKGQQYLTPSITKPVLAQTLEREEAPALKGSAVALTPRQREVLQLIGEGKGTKAIAALLHVSVKTVEFHKTCLMRQLNLHTTAELMRYAITQGLASDQL; this comes from the coding sequence ATGAATGGAGTGACGCCGAGGCCGAGGGTGCTCTTAGCCGACGACCACAGCTTGATGCTCGCCGGTCTTCGTCGGCTGGTCGAAGAGACCTGCGAGGTCGTCGGTGCGGTAGAAGACGGCCGGGCACTGGTAGAAGCGGCTCAGCGCTTGGAGCCAGACCTGATCCTTCTGGATATCAGCATGCCGTTGCTCAATGGTATTGACGCCGCGCGTCAGATCCAGAAGCTCCATCACTCGGCCAAGCTCATTTTTCTGACCATGCATACGAGCCCGAGCTATGTGACGGAGGCGTTCCACGTCGGCGCGAGCGGCTATCTCCTGAAGCGGTCGGCCCCCATGGAGCTGCCGCTGGCGATTGAGGCCGTGCTGAAGGGGCAGCAATATTTGACGCCCTCGATCACCAAGCCGGTGCTTGCGCAGACGCTGGAGCGAGAAGAGGCACCAGCGCTCAAAGGTTCCGCAGTAGCACTCACTCCGAGGCAGCGTGAAGTCTTACAGTTAATCGGCGAAGGCAAGGGGACTAAAGCGATCGCCGCACTACTCCATGTGTCGGTCAAAACGGTAGAATTTCACAAGACCTGCCTCATGAGGCAACTAAATCTGCACACGACAGCGGAATTGATGCGCTACGCCATCACGCAGGGTCTCGCGAGTGATCAACTGTAA
- a CDS encoding response regulator transcription factor, protein MPTYAVSHAQSSIADRTKMKSIRVLLVDDHFLVRQGLRNYLSHHLDIELVGEARDGEEAVKLIDLLKPDVVVMDIHMPRMNGIEATESIMRKHPHLQVIGLSFYVGNGNREAFLDAGACLLLDKGTAHAHLPHAIYQAVDKSLDVGSPGRCSLA, encoded by the coding sequence ATGCCGACATATGCAGTCTCCCATGCGCAGAGTTCCATCGCTGACCGGACGAAGATGAAATCTATTCGCGTGCTTCTGGTGGACGACCACTTCCTCGTCCGACAAGGATTACGGAACTATTTGAGCCATCATCTCGACATTGAATTGGTGGGTGAGGCCAGGGATGGGGAAGAGGCAGTGAAGCTGATAGACCTGCTCAAGCCCGATGTCGTGGTGATGGACATTCACATGCCGAGAATGAACGGTATTGAAGCGACAGAATCCATCATGCGAAAGCATCCACACCTACAGGTCATTGGCCTCTCATTTTACGTCGGAAATGGAAATCGAGAAGCATTCTTGGATGCCGGTGCCTGCCTGTTGCTCGACAAGGGAACGGCGCATGCACACCTGCCCCATGCGATTTATCAGGCGGTCGACAAGAGCCTCGATGTTGGCTCGCCCGGTCGCTGTTCCCTCGCATAG
- a CDS encoding acetate/propionate family kinase: MTQLDPIGSILVINGGSSTLKFALFRIGTAPVRELTGSIDRIGSPEATLSWAPEGAGTIGPQSVDAPNHAACIQLLLTCIADRLRHCPVVAIGHRVVHGGQHYRAPQPLTSAVMDELQRLSSSDPEHLPGEIELIQWFAQRYPHLPQVACFDTAFHRDMPRVARLFSIPRRYEKLGLQRYGFHGLSYAFLMRELERVGAPHEVSGRVIMAHLGNGASMAAVKNGRAVDTTMGFTPTSGLPMSRRSGDLDPGLVSYLARTEGMTVDRFHRMVNAESGLLGVSETSSDMRDLLKEERNDARAAEAVALFCYHAKKAIGSLAAALGGLDTLVFSAGIGEHSPIVRARICEGLEFLGIAIDSTRNEADEAVISSEGSRVTVRVIHTDEESEIARSVLEMISAES, encoded by the coding sequence ATGACACAGCTTGATCCTATCGGCTCGATTTTGGTGATCAATGGAGGATCGTCGACGCTCAAGTTTGCGCTCTTTCGCATCGGGACGGCTCCAGTTCGTGAGCTGACGGGTTCGATCGATCGCATCGGATCACCGGAAGCAACACTGAGCTGGGCGCCTGAGGGAGCCGGCACCATCGGGCCTCAGTCGGTCGACGCTCCGAACCATGCTGCCTGCATTCAGCTCCTGCTAACTTGTATCGCCGACCGGTTGAGACACTGTCCAGTGGTCGCGATCGGACATCGGGTCGTGCATGGTGGCCAGCACTATCGTGCTCCACAACCACTGACGTCGGCTGTGATGGACGAGCTGCAGAGGTTGAGTTCCAGCGATCCAGAACATCTCCCGGGTGAGATCGAATTAATCCAGTGGTTTGCGCAACGGTACCCGCATCTCCCGCAAGTCGCCTGCTTCGACACGGCATTTCACCGCGACATGCCGCGTGTGGCTCGTCTCTTCTCGATTCCCCGACGGTATGAAAAGTTGGGCCTTCAACGATACGGATTTCATGGCCTGTCCTATGCCTTTCTCATGAGAGAACTAGAGCGGGTCGGTGCGCCACACGAAGTCAGCGGTCGCGTCATCATGGCTCATCTTGGCAATGGCGCGAGCATGGCGGCGGTCAAAAATGGACGAGCGGTCGACACGACCATGGGTTTTACGCCGACCTCCGGCCTGCCGATGAGCCGCCGATCGGGGGATCTCGACCCTGGCCTTGTGTCCTATCTGGCTCGTACGGAAGGCATGACCGTGGATCGGTTCCATCGGATGGTCAACGCCGAGTCTGGCTTGCTCGGGGTCTCGGAGACCAGTTCCGATATGCGCGATCTCCTTAAGGAGGAACGGAACGATGCCAGAGCAGCCGAGGCGGTCGCGCTGTTTTGTTATCACGCGAAAAAAGCCATCGGTTCGTTGGCTGCGGCCTTGGGCGGGTTGGATACACTGGTCTTCAGTGCGGGTATTGGAGAACACTCGCCGATCGTACGAGCGAGGATCTGTGAAGGATTGGAATTTCTCGGTATCGCCATCGATTCTACGCGCAACGAGGCCGATGAGGCCGTGATTTCTAGCGAAGGCAGTAGGGTGACCGTGCGAGTCATTCATACGGATGAAGAAAGTGAGATTGCCCGGTCCGTGCTAGAGATGATCAGCGCCGAGTCGTGA
- a CDS encoding phosphoketolase family protein encodes MPRTKPKMLNQDQLKKLDAYWRAANYLSVGQIYLYDNPLLKKSLARTHIKPRLLGHWGTTPGLNFIYVHLNRIITQHDLNMIYIAGPGHGGPGLVANAYLEGTYSEVYPDVSQDEQGMKRLFKQFSFPGGIPSHVAPETPGSIHEGGELGYSLSHAYGAVFDNPDLIAACVVGDGEAETGPLATSWHSNKFLNPVTDGVVLPILHLNGYKIANPTVLARISHDELDHLFRGYGYQPYFVEGRDPLAMHRLMVATLDAVVKDIQRIKADARRATAVQRPLWPMIVLRTPKGWTCPPQIDGKRTEDSWRSHQVPMGDMGKLAHVKILEQWMKSYKPQDLFDKSGRFKSELAAFAPKGHRRMSANPHANGGLLLKDLRLPDFRRYAVAVKKPGAVEAEATRIMGAFLRDTMKINMEHRNFRLFSPDENNSNRWQDVLDVTNRAWMAERHSYDDHLAPDGRVMEMLSEHQCQGWLEGYLLTGRHGFFSCYEAFIHIIDSMFNQHAKWLKVCNHIPWRRPIASLNYLLSSHVWRQDHNGFSHQDPGFIDHVVNKKAEVIRVYLPPDANTLLSVTDHCLRSRNHVNVIVAGKQSAPQWLDMDAAVKHCIAGIGIWEWASNDRNGEPDVVMACCGDVPTMETLAAVSLLRSYLPGVKARVVNVVDLMKLQPSTEHPNGLSDKDFDALFTTDKPIIFAFHGYPWLIHRLTYRRTNHKNLHVRGYKEEGTTSTPFDMVVMNDLDRFHLVADVIDRIPLRGSRADYAKQALRDKRIEHKQYIAEHGEDMPEISQWKWSGSRTSVQKTTR; translated from the coding sequence ATGCCACGAACAAAGCCGAAGATGTTGAATCAGGACCAACTAAAGAAATTGGACGCCTATTGGCGAGCGGCCAATTATCTGTCGGTCGGACAGATCTATCTCTACGACAACCCGTTACTCAAGAAATCGCTCGCGCGGACTCATATCAAGCCACGTCTGCTCGGCCATTGGGGCACGACGCCGGGCCTGAATTTTATCTATGTGCATCTGAACCGCATCATCACGCAACACGATCTCAATATGATCTATATCGCCGGTCCCGGCCACGGCGGACCTGGGTTGGTCGCAAACGCCTACCTCGAAGGGACCTACAGCGAAGTCTATCCGGATGTCTCGCAAGACGAGCAAGGCATGAAACGATTGTTCAAACAGTTTTCGTTTCCCGGTGGCATTCCCAGCCATGTGGCGCCGGAGACGCCTGGTTCCATACACGAGGGTGGTGAATTGGGCTACTCTCTTTCCCACGCCTATGGCGCGGTGTTCGACAATCCAGATCTGATTGCCGCCTGTGTGGTGGGCGACGGTGAGGCGGAGACCGGCCCACTGGCGACGAGTTGGCATTCCAATAAGTTTCTCAACCCAGTCACCGATGGGGTGGTCCTGCCGATTCTTCATCTGAACGGGTACAAAATTGCCAATCCCACAGTCTTGGCCCGTATCAGCCATGACGAGCTCGATCACCTTTTCCGCGGCTACGGCTATCAACCCTATTTTGTCGAAGGACGCGATCCTCTGGCCATGCATCGGCTCATGGTGGCGACGCTCGATGCGGTCGTGAAGGACATTCAACGGATTAAGGCTGACGCGCGCAGAGCGACGGCTGTGCAGCGCCCGCTCTGGCCCATGATTGTGCTCCGCACGCCAAAGGGCTGGACCTGTCCTCCGCAGATCGACGGCAAGCGGACGGAAGACTCCTGGCGATCCCATCAAGTCCCGATGGGTGACATGGGCAAACTGGCACACGTCAAGATTCTTGAGCAATGGATGAAAAGCTACAAGCCTCAGGACCTGTTCGACAAGTCGGGGCGATTCAAGTCTGAGCTAGCCGCATTCGCCCCTAAGGGACATCGACGCATGAGCGCCAATCCTCATGCGAACGGCGGACTGCTGTTGAAAGATCTGCGCTTGCCGGATTTCCGCAGGTATGCCGTCGCCGTGAAGAAGCCTGGTGCCGTTGAAGCCGAGGCGACCCGCATCATGGGAGCGTTTCTACGGGACACGATGAAGATCAATATGGAGCACCGGAACTTCCGCCTCTTTAGCCCGGATGAGAACAATTCCAACCGCTGGCAGGATGTCTTGGACGTCACCAATCGTGCTTGGATGGCAGAACGCCATTCCTACGATGATCACCTAGCGCCGGACGGACGGGTGATGGAGATGCTGAGTGAGCACCAGTGCCAGGGATGGTTGGAAGGCTATCTGTTGACGGGCCGGCACGGCTTCTTTTCCTGCTATGAAGCCTTCATCCACATTATCGACTCGATGTTCAACCAACATGCCAAGTGGCTCAAGGTCTGTAACCACATTCCATGGCGACGACCTATTGCCTCACTGAATTATTTGTTGTCCTCCCATGTCTGGCGGCAGGATCACAATGGGTTCAGCCATCAAGATCCTGGGTTTATCGATCACGTGGTCAACAAGAAAGCCGAGGTGATCCGGGTCTATTTGCCACCCGATGCCAATACGTTGCTGTCTGTCACCGACCACTGTCTACGCAGTCGCAACCATGTGAACGTCATCGTGGCCGGCAAGCAGTCGGCACCACAATGGCTCGACATGGATGCTGCGGTGAAACACTGCATAGCCGGGATCGGCATTTGGGAATGGGCCAGCAACGATCGGAACGGTGAACCGGACGTGGTCATGGCCTGTTGCGGCGATGTACCGACGATGGAAACGCTGGCGGCCGTCTCCTTACTGCGGTCCTATCTGCCAGGCGTGAAAGCGCGAGTGGTCAACGTGGTGGATCTCATGAAGCTGCAACCTTCCACTGAACATCCGAACGGATTGTCCGACAAAGATTTCGATGCGCTGTTTACGACGGACAAGCCGATTATCTTCGCGTTCCACGGCTATCCCTGGCTGATCCACCGATTGACCTATCGGCGAACCAATCACAAGAACCTGCATGTGCGAGGGTACAAAGAAGAAGGGACTACGTCGACCCCGTTCGATATGGTGGTGATGAACGATCTGGATCGCTTTCATCTCGTTGCTGATGTCATCGACCGGATCCCGCTGCGTGGCTCTCGGGCCGACTATGCCAAGCAGGCGCTTCGTGACAAACGCATCGAACACAAACAGTACATTGCGGAGCATGGCGAAGACATGCCGGAGATCAGCCAGTGGAAGTGGAGTGGGAGCCGAACGTCTGTTCAGAAGACAACTCGATAA
- a CDS encoding DUF1207 domain-containing protein, with product MGRRVLSCDRWIVGILSLMCLLVGPAYADDSNNKKPDDLKPKELLDCRYGQSYEKTDGETIGEAFPSDDVFRPLMADPKQPQFFANWRSTRSRTDRTNSNIGSVAIGENFGFYTRREGCNGWQISLLTGIFAQFDLDEKNAQLINTDFNVGIPITWRSGNWSARLRYYHQSSHIGDEFLAANPGFKAITFILEEVDAILSYDYRWLRLYGGGGYLVHREPTIIDRGKIQWGFEARAPSMRTRILEPFLNQVIVTPVLSADFKSIQTHEWIIDTNVLGGVEWSRTGSHRRFRIMATYFHGHNPYGQFFNQKIESIGLGAYFMF from the coding sequence ATGGGCCGGAGGGTGCTGTCTTGCGATCGATGGATTGTTGGAATACTTTCTCTTATGTGTCTGCTGGTAGGACCAGCCTATGCGGATGATTCAAATAACAAGAAGCCGGATGATCTGAAGCCGAAGGAGCTGCTTGATTGTCGGTATGGGCAGAGCTATGAGAAAACTGATGGGGAAACTATAGGGGAAGCGTTTCCTTCCGACGATGTCTTTCGCCCGCTCATGGCGGATCCCAAGCAACCGCAGTTCTTTGCGAACTGGCGATCAACGCGATCGCGCACCGACCGCACCAACTCCAACATCGGGTCGGTGGCGATTGGAGAAAACTTTGGCTTTTATACAAGGCGGGAAGGATGCAATGGGTGGCAGATCAGCCTGCTCACCGGAATTTTTGCTCAATTCGACTTAGATGAAAAGAACGCCCAATTGATCAACACGGACTTTAATGTCGGGATCCCGATTACATGGCGCTCTGGAAATTGGTCCGCACGACTGCGCTATTATCACCAAAGCAGCCACATCGGCGATGAGTTTTTGGCGGCCAACCCAGGATTCAAGGCGATCACGTTTATTCTTGAGGAGGTGGACGCGATCCTTTCCTACGACTACCGATGGCTGCGCCTCTACGGAGGAGGAGGGTATTTGGTCCATCGCGAACCGACCATCATCGACCGCGGGAAGATCCAGTGGGGATTCGAAGCACGGGCTCCTTCGATGCGAACGCGGATTTTGGAACCGTTCCTCAACCAGGTGATCGTGACACCCGTGCTATCGGCGGATTTCAAGTCGATACAAACACACGAGTGGATCATCGACACCAATGTGCTCGGGGGGGTTGAATGGTCCCGGACGGGTTCCCACCGTCGTTTCCGGATCATGGCGACCTATTTCCACGGCCATAATCCATATGGACAATTCTTCAACCAGAAGATCGAATCGATAGGACTTGGGGCCTACTTCATGTTTTAG
- the hflB gene encoding ATP-dependent zinc metalloprotease FtsH: MNKTTSFSIWYVLLAIMAVVLVHDFILALNKVEELPYSQFKSLVVTGKVAEVSVTSRILTGKLKAEGESKEQKAFTTVRVDDPDLVRELNQHGVTFTGVIESTFWRDVLSWVIPVALFVGIWFFILKRFGQAQGGFMQVGQSKAKIYVEKDIKVTFADVAGVDEAKEELGEVIEFLKTPEKFTKLGGKIPKGILLVGPPGTGKTLLARAVAGEAGVTFFSISGSEFVEMFVGVGAARVRDLFDQAKLKAPCIIFIDELDALGKARGAGPMGHEEREQTLNQLLVEMDGFDPRIGVILMAATNRPEILDPALLRAGRFDRHVVVDRPDKIGRLAILRVHAKQVTLGPDADLENIAAMTPGFSGADLANIINEAALLAVRRGKDQVGFSELQEAVERVIAGLEKKNRVLNKMEKERVAYHETGHALVAMSLPGMDQVQKISIIPRGVAALGYTLQLPTEDRFLMTKSELENKVAVLLGGRIAEETIFGEASTGAQNDLLKATDIAKSMVKVYGMSEKLGAITLERERQSQFLQLPVASERGDYSEETAREIDCEVRRIIDEQYGRVKSLLEENKAALQQGATLLLEREVITGAELKVVMENLSAQRQPTE, from the coding sequence ATGAATAAAACAACCTCCTTTTCCATTTGGTACGTGCTCCTCGCCATCATGGCCGTGGTGCTCGTACATGATTTCATCCTTGCCCTGAATAAGGTCGAGGAGCTTCCCTACAGTCAGTTTAAGAGTTTGGTAGTGACTGGGAAAGTGGCGGAAGTCTCCGTGACCAGCCGCATCCTGACCGGCAAGTTGAAGGCCGAAGGCGAATCCAAAGAGCAGAAAGCCTTTACGACCGTGCGCGTCGACGATCCAGACCTGGTCCGCGAACTCAACCAACACGGGGTTACGTTCACCGGTGTCATTGAATCCACGTTTTGGCGTGATGTTTTATCCTGGGTGATCCCGGTTGCTCTCTTCGTCGGTATCTGGTTCTTCATTCTAAAACGATTTGGACAGGCTCAGGGTGGCTTCATGCAGGTGGGGCAATCCAAAGCGAAGATCTACGTCGAGAAGGACATTAAGGTCACGTTCGCGGATGTTGCCGGGGTGGACGAAGCCAAAGAAGAACTGGGTGAGGTGATCGAGTTCCTGAAGACGCCGGAGAAGTTCACCAAACTTGGCGGCAAGATTCCCAAGGGCATACTCCTTGTCGGTCCACCCGGGACCGGCAAGACGTTGCTGGCTCGTGCGGTGGCCGGTGAGGCTGGGGTGACGTTCTTTAGCATCAGCGGCTCGGAGTTCGTCGAAATGTTCGTCGGGGTCGGGGCGGCCCGGGTCCGTGATCTCTTCGATCAGGCCAAGCTGAAAGCCCCCTGCATTATTTTCATTGATGAGTTGGATGCGCTCGGAAAAGCCCGTGGCGCGGGGCCCATGGGGCATGAGGAGCGGGAACAAACGCTCAATCAGCTGCTGGTCGAGATGGACGGCTTTGATCCTCGCATCGGCGTCATTCTCATGGCCGCGACCAATCGCCCCGAGATTCTTGATCCTGCGTTGCTGCGGGCCGGCCGATTCGATCGTCATGTGGTGGTGGACCGTCCGGACAAGATCGGTCGCCTTGCCATTCTTCGTGTGCATGCCAAACAGGTGACACTGGGCCCCGACGCGGATCTGGAAAACATCGCTGCGATGACGCCCGGGTTCTCCGGAGCAGATTTGGCGAACATCATCAATGAGGCGGCGTTGCTGGCGGTGCGGCGCGGCAAGGATCAGGTCGGTTTTTCAGAATTGCAGGAGGCGGTCGAGCGAGTCATTGCCGGCTTGGAGAAGAAGAATCGCGTCCTGAATAAGATGGAGAAAGAGCGGGTGGCTTACCATGAGACGGGTCATGCCCTCGTCGCCATGTCCTTGCCAGGGATGGATCAGGTACAGAAGATCTCGATCATTCCGCGCGGCGTGGCGGCTCTTGGCTATACCTTGCAACTTCCGACAGAAGACCGGTTTCTGATGACGAAATCGGAATTGGAGAATAAGGTTGCCGTGCTACTCGGTGGGAGGATCGCTGAAGAAACAATTTTTGGGGAAGCCTCCACGGGGGCGCAGAATGATCTGCTCAAGGCTACCGACATTGCGAAAAGTATGGTGAAGGTTTATGGAATGAGCGAGAAGCTCGGTGCGATCACCTTGGAGCGAGAACGACAGTCTCAATTCCTCCAACTTCCGGTTGCGTCGGAACGAGGGGACTACTCCGAAGAGACTGCGCGTGAAATCGATTGTGAAGTGAGGCGGATCATTGACGAGCAGTACGGACGGGTGAAGTCCTTGCTGGAGGAGAACAAAGCCGCTCTGCAACAGGGGGCCACACTGTTGTTGGAACGCGAGGTGATTACGGGCGCGGAACTGAAGGTCGTTATGGAGAATCTCTCAGCCCAGCGCCAACCGACGGAGTGA
- a CDS encoding ABC transporter permease, which yields MKPVNQQATISVEGNVIHCRGPWTLPHLAQLERRGQTLQWPTAPTIVYDAEEVTAMDTGGALLLQRYLNGVRRKGQQTFQQGLKPAFAELLQLMEAQWPQIERDPTPDVGWMEWLTGILRSRQASAIHALAFIGESTIAFGRSLIRPGSIRWRALLRIVEVDGVRALPITGLLMFLVGVVFAYQGAEQLRKFGTNIFIVDLVGISLLREIAPLIVAILIAGRSGSAYAAEIGTMKVTEELDAVRTLGISPMNLLVLPRAFGLVIALPLLTVYADVVGVFGGMLIALGELNVSFVEFVARFQEAVSMRHFLIGLGKAPFFAAIIALVGCYQGFQIRGGVDDVGRHTTISVVQGIFLVIVFDALCSILLNWWDL from the coding sequence GTGAAACCCGTGAATCAGCAGGCAACCATCTCTGTCGAGGGCAATGTCATCCACTGCCGAGGGCCGTGGACGCTCCCACACTTGGCCCAGCTTGAGCGGCGAGGTCAAACGCTTCAATGGCCCACAGCACCAACGATTGTGTACGATGCTGAGGAGGTGACCGCCATGGATACAGGCGGCGCGCTCTTATTACAACGCTACTTGAATGGGGTGCGTCGTAAGGGTCAGCAGACCTTTCAGCAAGGATTAAAACCGGCATTTGCCGAGTTGCTACAGCTGATGGAGGCGCAATGGCCTCAGATTGAGCGAGATCCCACCCCTGACGTGGGATGGATGGAATGGTTGACCGGTATTCTGCGTTCTCGACAGGCATCCGCCATTCATGCCCTCGCATTCATCGGGGAAAGCACCATCGCCTTTGGCCGATCACTGATACGGCCCGGCTCCATTCGATGGCGGGCGCTCTTGCGGATCGTGGAAGTGGATGGTGTGCGGGCCTTGCCGATCACAGGCCTCCTGATGTTTCTGGTCGGTGTTGTGTTTGCCTATCAGGGTGCAGAACAACTCCGTAAGTTCGGCACGAACATTTTCATCGTGGATCTGGTCGGTATCTCGCTGTTGCGAGAGATTGCGCCATTGATCGTGGCGATCCTCATCGCCGGCCGTTCCGGGTCAGCCTATGCGGCGGAGATCGGTACGATGAAGGTCACGGAAGAATTGGATGCGGTGCGGACGCTGGGTATTTCACCCATGAACTTGCTCGTGCTGCCGCGAGCGTTTGGCCTGGTCATCGCGCTCCCTCTGTTAACGGTGTATGCGGATGTCGTAGGCGTATTCGGCGGCATGTTGATCGCGTTGGGGGAACTCAATGTGAGTTTCGTCGAGTTTGTCGCTCGATTCCAGGAAGCGGTTTCGATGCGACATTTTCTGATTGGGTTAGGGAAGGCGCCATTCTTTGCAGCGATCATCGCCTTGGTGGGCTGTTATCAAGGATTTCAGATCAGAGGTGGTGTCGACGACGTCGGCCGACACACCACCATCAGTGTCGTGCAGGGGATTTTTCTCGTAATCGTCTTCGATGCACTCTGCAGTATCTTGCTCAATTGGTGGGATCTCTAG
- a CDS encoding ATP-binding cassette domain-containing protein: MPSVTNIEIPVIDVSHVATTFGQTVVHEDVSLSIQRGEIFAIAGGNGCGKTTLLREIIGLITPSAGTIRLFGLDSRQLEGGDGHPIYRRFGVMFQQGGLFSSLTLAENVAVPLRERTTLSEELIHDIVAAKIAMVDLPPDSAGKFPNQLSGGMKRRAALARAIVMDPELLFLDEPTAGLDPIIAAGFDDLVLSLKKFLGLTVVMVTHDLDSLWRITNRVAVLGCGKVLGVGTMQELSQSADPVIREYFHGPRGRAASEQAAWNEGARG; the protein is encoded by the coding sequence ATGCCGTCGGTTACGAACATTGAGATACCGGTGATCGACGTGAGCCACGTCGCGACGACGTTTGGACAGACCGTCGTGCATGAGGACGTCAGTCTGTCCATACAACGGGGAGAAATCTTCGCGATTGCCGGAGGCAACGGGTGCGGCAAGACCACGCTCTTGCGGGAGATCATCGGCCTGATCACGCCCTCGGCCGGAACGATACGGCTGTTTGGATTAGATAGCCGACAATTGGAAGGTGGTGACGGTCACCCAATCTACCGCCGCTTCGGTGTGATGTTTCAGCAGGGGGGATTGTTCAGCTCATTGACGCTGGCAGAGAATGTCGCGGTGCCGTTGCGTGAACGGACGACGCTGAGTGAAGAGCTGATCCATGATATTGTGGCTGCGAAAATTGCGATGGTGGATTTGCCACCGGATAGCGCAGGAAAGTTCCCCAACCAGCTCAGCGGGGGCATGAAACGGCGGGCCGCGCTCGCCCGAGCGATTGTCATGGATCCCGAGTTGCTGTTTCTTGATGAACCGACAGCCGGGCTTGATCCCATCATTGCGGCGGGCTTCGATGATCTCGTACTCTCATTGAAGAAATTCTTGGGGCTCACGGTGGTCATGGTCACGCACGATTTGGATTCCCTGTGGCGGATCACGAATCGCGTCGCAGTGTTGGGTTGTGGGAAAGTGCTGGGGGTCGGAACGATGCAGGAGCTCTCCCAATCAGCCGACCCCGTTATTCGTGAATACTTTCATGGTCCTCGTGGGCGTGCGGCCAGTGAACAGGCGGCCTGGAATGAGGGCGCGAGGGGTTGA
- a CDS encoding MCE family protein: MEPKVNYILVGSFVLFLGAAVLTGILWLGKTDYRGSYDRYSAHMQESVAGLSVDSTVKYRGVDVGRVKAIALKSDNPEEVLLTLDIVRGTPIKTDTIAVLETQGLTGLATINLKGGSRDAPPLTVLEGQDYPVIKTGPSLFFRLDDAVSRLLSEKGLNKLLADMDLAAKGAADVLDEENRTALKRTIKDLSDVAQTVVAHKTQIEQSLNGAAKSADNLVKLTASLNEQVPALLAGINKSVAALGTATDELARTSKTVGMVVNEARPELQQFTRRTLPEAGLLVTELRQLTSTLTRVAREVEREPSSLVFGKKPSVRGPGE; this comes from the coding sequence ATGGAACCAAAGGTCAATTACATTCTCGTCGGCTCGTTTGTGCTCTTTCTGGGAGCGGCTGTCCTAACCGGCATTTTGTGGTTAGGGAAGACGGACTATCGAGGTTCGTACGACCGGTATTCGGCCCATATGCAGGAGTCAGTCGCAGGGTTAAGCGTCGATTCGACTGTCAAATATCGGGGTGTCGATGTGGGCCGGGTGAAGGCCATCGCCTTGAAGTCCGACAATCCGGAGGAAGTGCTGCTGACGCTGGATATTGTGCGCGGGACACCGATCAAAACCGATACGATTGCCGTACTCGAGACCCAAGGACTCACCGGTCTGGCCACCATCAATCTAAAAGGAGGAAGTCGAGACGCTCCGCCCTTAACGGTCCTGGAAGGGCAAGACTATCCAGTGATCAAGACCGGTCCCTCTCTCTTCTTCAGATTGGACGATGCGGTTTCTCGCCTGCTGTCGGAGAAGGGTCTGAACAAGCTCCTTGCCGATATGGACTTGGCAGCAAAGGGGGCGGCAGATGTGCTCGATGAGGAGAATCGGACGGCCTTGAAGCGAACGATCAAAGACCTCTCAGATGTCGCCCAGACCGTTGTGGCTCATAAGACTCAGATCGAGCAGAGCTTGAATGGTGCAGCAAAAAGCGCTGACAATCTGGTCAAGCTGACGGCATCGTTGAATGAGCAGGTTCCTGCCTTGCTCGCGGGAATCAACAAAAGTGTCGCGGCGCTCGGTACGGCGACGGACGAACTAGCTCGCACCAGCAAGACCGTGGGAATGGTCGTCAATGAAGCCAGACCCGAGCTCCAGCAATTCACGCGGCGAACTCTGCCTGAAGCCGGTTTATTAGTGACGGAGCTCAGACAACTCACGAGTACGTTGACTCGTGTGGCCCGAGAGGTGGAGCGAGAGCCGAGCTCGTTAGTGTTTGGAAAAAAACCGTCTGTACGCGGCCCAGGCGAATAA